In Candidatus Hydrogenedentota bacterium, a genomic segment contains:
- the gspF gene encoding type II secretion system inner membrane protein GspF, with product MAVFEYKAIIKSTGKTTRGVIDAESAAQARSRLREQGLYPTDINQDTSGADSTKKGLKIGFTNRGRVSGRDIALMTRQLAVLLRAGMPVLEALNALIDQTSRVRLRAIIYDVRDKVNSGNTLGDSLGAHPRVFSELYVNMVRAGEASGTLEQVLVRLADILERQAKLRAQILSALAYPSFMALFAVAIIVFLVMVIVPRITKMFERQETELPAITKALIGVSEWTASFWWVILLVIFGVFSLWRLWVSRPEGRKRWDQMKLRFPLYGTLHLKLICARFARTMGTMLQSGLTVLPALEIVNEILGNSFIQMQMDDVKVGVRRGRDLAQPLKETGLFPPMLIHMIELGQRSGEIENMLIQIADTFDEDVRLTIDALVALIEPAIIICMGLFVGLLVLAILLPIFQMSTNIGGS from the coding sequence ATGGCTGTATTTGAATACAAAGCAATTATAAAAAGCACCGGCAAAACGACACGGGGCGTCATTGACGCTGAAAGTGCCGCGCAAGCACGCAGCCGCCTTCGTGAACAGGGGCTCTACCCGACGGATATCAATCAAGATACTTCCGGAGCCGACAGTACCAAAAAAGGATTAAAGATCGGATTTACTAACCGCGGGCGTGTCTCCGGTCGTGATATCGCGCTGATGACGCGACAATTGGCCGTGTTGCTCCGTGCCGGTATGCCCGTGCTGGAAGCCTTGAACGCTTTGATCGACCAAACCAGCCGTGTCCGTCTCCGCGCCATTATTTATGATGTTCGCGACAAGGTGAATAGCGGTAATACCTTGGGAGATTCACTAGGAGCCCATCCCCGCGTCTTTTCTGAACTCTATGTAAATATGGTACGCGCCGGGGAAGCGAGCGGTACTTTAGAACAAGTTTTAGTGCGCCTCGCCGACATACTCGAGCGACAGGCAAAACTCCGCGCGCAGATCTTATCAGCCCTTGCTTATCCTTCCTTTATGGCCTTGTTCGCTGTAGCAATCATCGTGTTTCTTGTCATGGTTATTGTGCCGCGAATCACTAAGATGTTTGAACGTCAGGAAACGGAATTGCCGGCGATCACCAAAGCCTTGATCGGTGTTAGTGAATGGACCGCTTCATTTTGGTGGGTGATTTTATTGGTCATCTTCGGCGTCTTTTCGTTGTGGCGTTTGTGGGTTTCCCGTCCCGAAGGCCGCAAACGCTGGGATCAGATGAAACTCAGGTTTCCGCTATATGGAACCCTTCACCTGAAATTAATTTGTGCACGATTTGCCAGAACCATGGGAACCATGTTGCAAAGCGGTCTCACCGTGCTGCCTGCGCTTGAGATCGTCAATGAAATTTTGGGTAACAGCTTCATCCAAATGCAAATGGATGACGTTAAGGTAGGTGTACGCCGTGGTCGTGACTTGGCGCAGCCTTTAAAAGAAACGGGATTGTTTCCGCCCATGCTAATCCATATGATTGAGCTTGGCCAACGCAGCGGAGAAATCGAAAATATGTTGATTCAAATAGCCGACACTTTCGATGAAGATGTTCGGTTGACTATAGATGCCCTTGTCGCGTTAATTGAACCGGCCATAATCATATGTATGGGCTTATTTGTCGGGCTTCTGGTCTTGGCTATTTTGTTGCCAATTTTCCAGATGAGCACCAATATTGGAGGATCGTAA
- a CDS encoding prepilin-type N-terminal cleavage/methylation domain-containing protein, whose translation MMNRTLQTPKKRLSSQSGFTLIELMVVVSIIAILATTAGIYLFGALDDADVAKAKTEIKALKTAVTAYMMKNNRRLPDSLESVSEFMDPPKIPLDPWGNPYLYTKEGTRKYKIVSMGADGSQGGTGINADISSDEF comes from the coding sequence ATGATGAATAGAACATTGCAAACGCCAAAGAAAAGACTGTCGTCTCAAAGTGGTTTTACCCTTATCGAACTCATGGTCGTAGTCTCAATTATTGCCATACTCGCGACTACTGCCGGTATCTATTTGTTCGGTGCCCTGGATGATGCAGACGTCGCAAAAGCGAAGACCGAAATCAAAGCACTGAAAACGGCTGTCACCGCCTACATGATGAAAAACAATCGCCGTTTACCCGATTCCTTAGAAAGTGTGTCTGAATTCATGGATCCTCCTAAAATTCCGCTGGATCCTTGGGGCAACCCTTATCTCTACACCAAAGAAGGCACCCGCAAATACAAAATAGTGTCCATGGGTGCTGATGGTTCACAGGGCGGTACGGGAATCAATGCTGATATTTCCAGTGACGAGTTCTAA
- a CDS encoding type II secretion system protein, translated as MLIFPVTSSNVRFLSGEALEYRRQNQRSCAGFTLLELSVVILIIGLIAAVSLPQLVPLLVFSELEGQARKIAHYGSAVIAEAALFNRELKVYIDLDEQEIYTMEIVYPQPESEDGAVDSLNVFSEFKKANNYTAAELTEMMAGAEKGSKRLSGNLPDEFDPAEADDQMKKNFDLRQQQLLITRAKNVKQDHGFLSEIGPLFDDGFELSWSEPTEEEVAGPLLEKIHLPEGIRVSAVETNNSTVNRGVIEIPIPSLGLEHSVFFTLVNMDDDRFIIEWNPVSGRGMAKAGGF; from the coding sequence ATGCTGATATTTCCAGTGACGAGTTCTAATGTGCGCTTCCTTTCAGGCGAAGCTTTAGAATACCGGCGGCAAAATCAACGAAGCTGCGCCGGATTCACGCTGCTCGAACTTTCGGTAGTCATTCTTATTATTGGACTCATTGCGGCCGTTTCACTGCCTCAATTGGTGCCTTTACTTGTCTTTTCAGAATTGGAAGGACAGGCAAGAAAAATCGCCCATTACGGTTCTGCCGTTATCGCTGAAGCCGCCTTGTTCAATCGCGAATTGAAAGTGTATATCGATTTAGATGAACAAGAGATCTACACCATGGAAATTGTCTATCCCCAGCCGGAAAGTGAAGACGGTGCCGTCGATTCGCTCAATGTTTTTTCTGAATTCAAAAAAGCAAATAACTACACCGCCGCCGAACTTACTGAAATGATGGCAGGCGCAGAAAAAGGCAGCAAACGGTTGAGCGGAAATCTTCCTGACGAATTTGATCCCGCCGAAGCAGACGATCAGATGAAAAAAAATTTTGATTTGAGGCAACAGCAGCTGTTGATTACGCGCGCCAAAAACGTGAAACAAGATCACGGATTTCTCAGCGAAATAGGCCCTTTGTTTGACGACGGATTTGAATTAAGCTGGTCGGAGCCAACGGAAGAGGAGGTGGCGGGTCCGCTTCTTGAAAAAATTCATTTGCCTGAGGGCATTCGTGTCAGCGCCGTAGAGACCAACAACAGCACCGTCAACCGTGGTGTCATAGAAATACCGATCCCTTCGCTCGGCCTTGAACATTCCGTTTTCTTCACCCTAGTCAATATGGATGATGACCGCTTCATCATAGAATGGAATCCTGTGTCGGGACGAGGCATGGCAAAGGCGGGAGGGTTCTAA
- a CDS encoding prepilin-type N-terminal cleavage/methylation domain-containing protein, which produces MRNDAVAMLQKRSGFTLIEVLIALTILAGGLFVLVNTHYSALNLHLITEEEVDNRSLLESILGRAELGIAAGELSGGGDFGSRYPGYSWSYEAEQVGEEGGSPLLSDTLFYRVTATLMKSGGESKSLEFFSFSNSEMETIQQRP; this is translated from the coding sequence GTGCGTAACGACGCTGTTGCTATGCTGCAAAAACGGTCAGGATTTACCCTAATAGAGGTGTTAATCGCGTTGACCATTCTCGCCGGCGGGCTTTTTGTCTTGGTGAACACTCACTATTCTGCTCTAAATCTTCATCTGATCACAGAAGAAGAAGTTGATAACCGTTCGCTCCTTGAGAGTATTCTAGGGCGTGCAGAATTGGGGATAGCTGCGGGCGAATTAAGCGGCGGGGGAGACTTCGGTTCACGATACCCCGGGTATAGCTGGAGTTATGAGGCGGAACAAGTAGGGGAAGAAGGAGGAAGCCCGTTACTGTCTGATACTTTATTCTATCGGGTTACCGCGACGCTCATGAAATCCGGCGGTGAAAGTAAATCCTTAGAGTTTTTTAGTTTTAGTAATTCGGAAATGGAAACGATCCAACAACGACCTTAG
- a CDS encoding prepilin-type N-terminal cleavage/methylation domain-containing protein, with protein sequence MCQVCKKYTRAGSEVLGFTLLELLIAIIILAIITSIVYGSFASVTGTMDIARSKAERLRFKQVVWKNLSDNLQGVYIDAAGLQPEYQFLGESGDGPFGPADTLRFATSLPMPGARALPGVTRVVSYALVDQNEAAREVSDLFIPDDDRPDSILLVKEQPLELESGDFMATSDSNAEGKNTQAIPIASMDIRYFDSVRKDWVDDWDSVEERRLPSGIHIKINFPRSEEERQEMSRSGIDLSENPDLEIMMTLPLGLDVEFPFPDFNNLRFTDNDIL encoded by the coding sequence GTGTGTCAGGTATGCAAAAAATATACTCGTGCCGGCTCCGAGGTGCTCGGATTTACATTGCTCGAATTGTTGATTGCAATTATTATCCTTGCCATTATTACGAGTATCGTCTATGGCAGTTTCGCCTCTGTTACCGGCACCATGGATATTGCCAGAAGCAAAGCGGAACGCTTAAGGTTTAAACAAGTCGTCTGGAAAAATCTGTCCGACAATTTGCAAGGGGTCTATATAGATGCAGCCGGCTTACAGCCGGAATATCAATTTCTGGGTGAGTCCGGTGACGGACCCTTTGGACCTGCTGATACGCTGCGTTTCGCTACATCGCTGCCTATGCCTGGGGCGAGGGCGTTACCCGGCGTCACACGGGTGGTGAGCTATGCGTTGGTAGATCAAAATGAAGCAGCCAGAGAGGTTTCCGATCTCTTCATTCCCGATGATGACCGTCCCGACAGCATTTTACTTGTTAAAGAACAACCTTTGGAATTGGAGTCGGGCGATTTCATGGCGACATCAGATTCCAACGCCGAGGGAAAGAACACACAGGCGATCCCCATTGCATCCATGGATATCCGTTATTTTGACAGCGTACGCAAGGACTGGGTCGATGACTGGGATTCTGTAGAGGAGCGCCGCTTACCCAGTGGTATACATATCAAGATTAATTTTCCGAGAAGTGAAGAGGAGCGACAAGAAATGTCCCGTTCGGGAATTGATCTCTCAGAGAATCCCGACTTAGAAATCATGATGACCTTGCCTTTAGGACTGGATGTAGAATTTCCTTTCCCAGACTTTAACAATCTCAGATTTACAGACAATGATATACTTTAA